A region from the Desulfomarina profundi genome encodes:
- a CDS encoding TolC family protein yields the protein MKQNSLFSLFLLFVLFFILPTQFARAANGDLQELISLALTHNPRMEIARQQINQARGQLTTSQAGYLPRVSTGAGSTYTHIQDLVPEDEDTVINVNINGTQLLYDFGKTRGRIDSVRHNLDAAGFNLKQTGHAIVFQVKQAYYSLLEKIHLISVAEQSVATYQRHLYRAQKYFEAGVRTRIDITNAELELANARLDLLRARSNAQIARTKLEQVTGISLKGQKDIPKTAVLPLTDMIKTLPELSPPLESLLKTARKKRPELQQVTQQLKAAGAVIKQIKAEYWPTLSATASYEDYETDLQSFHDQWRIGAGLTWEIFSGFETEGKLAEARSKMLEINGRKNELELAVTQDVTDTFLRAREHRDGIKIADMAVKLAEKNLDLAEGRYKAGLGDMIEFNDAQLSLTRSQSDLIGTYFSYLTALAGIERATGTTPEPALELKKILK from the coding sequence ATGAAACAAAACAGCCTCTTCAGCCTGTTCCTTCTTTTTGTGCTTTTTTTCATACTTCCCACACAATTTGCACGAGCAGCCAATGGCGATCTGCAGGAACTCATTTCCCTCGCCCTGACCCACAACCCCCGGATGGAAATAGCCAGGCAGCAAATCAACCAGGCCAGAGGCCAGCTGACCACCAGCCAGGCCGGCTACCTGCCCAGGGTCAGTACTGGAGCGGGAAGCACCTATACACACATCCAGGACCTTGTCCCGGAAGATGAAGATACGGTGATCAATGTAAATATCAATGGCACACAACTTCTTTATGATTTCGGCAAAACCAGGGGGCGTATAGATTCAGTCAGGCACAACCTCGATGCTGCCGGATTCAACCTTAAACAAACAGGTCACGCAATTGTTTTTCAGGTAAAACAGGCATATTATTCTCTCCTGGAAAAAATCCATCTGATATCCGTAGCTGAGCAGTCCGTAGCCACCTATCAAAGACACCTGTATCGTGCTCAAAAATATTTTGAAGCAGGAGTGAGGACCAGAATTGATATAACAAACGCAGAACTGGAACTGGCCAATGCTCGACTGGATCTGCTCAGGGCCCGTTCCAATGCTCAAATTGCCCGGACAAAGCTAGAACAGGTGACAGGGATTTCTCTCAAAGGACAAAAAGATATACCCAAAACAGCCGTTCTTCCACTGACCGACATGATTAAAACCCTGCCGGAACTGTCTCCTCCACTGGAGTCTCTTCTGAAAACCGCCAGAAAAAAACGACCTGAACTTCAGCAGGTGACACAGCAGTTGAAAGCAGCCGGCGCGGTGATAAAACAGATAAAAGCAGAGTACTGGCCCACACTCTCGGCAACAGCATCATATGAAGACTACGAAACCGATCTTCAATCATTTCATGACCAGTGGCGAATTGGAGCAGGTCTTACCTGGGAAATTTTTTCCGGTTTTGAAACGGAAGGAAAACTGGCAGAGGCCAGAAGTAAAATGCTGGAAATAAACGGCCGGAAAAATGAGCTGGAACTGGCTGTTACACAGGATGTTACCGACACTTTTCTCAGGGCAAGAGAACATCGGGATGGAATAAAAATTGCCGACATGGCGGTAAAACTGGCGGAAAAGAATCTGGATTTGGCCGAGGGAAGATACAAGGCAGGTCTCGGGGACATGATTGAATTCAATGATGCCCAACTGAGTCTGACCAGAAGTCAGTCAGAC
- a CDS encoding YidB family protein, which produces MDLLQLGTDLIMNKLNLDRDGDGVPDGVAGALAGLLGGDDNNFDLGALVGKMTQGGGSLQEIASSWLGDGENAPVELQQIKELFGGEKISAFASSLGVDEDTAADTLAETIPQIVDKGSSGGSLLEAFGGVEGVLDAAKKFFG; this is translated from the coding sequence ATGGATTTACTGCAACTGGGAACTGACCTGATCATGAACAAACTCAACCTGGACAGGGACGGCGACGGTGTACCTGATGGTGTTGCCGGCGCCCTCGCCGGACTTCTCGGGGGAGATGACAATAACTTTGACCTGGGTGCACTTGTCGGAAAAATGACCCAGGGCGGCGGTTCACTTCAGGAAATAGCCTCTTCATGGCTCGGGGACGGAGAGAATGCACCTGTTGAGCTGCAGCAGATCAAGGAACTGTTCGGCGGCGAAAAAATATCCGCTTTCGCGTCAAGTCTTGGAGTGGATGAAGATACGGCAGCAGACACCCTGGCAGAAACAATCCCCCAGATAGTAGATAAAGGTTCCAGTGGCGGTTCCCTGCTTGAGGCGTTTGGTGGTGTGGAAGGGGTTCTGGACGCAGCGAAAAAGTTTTTCGGGTAA
- a CDS encoding efflux RND transporter periplasmic adaptor subunit — MRNKLISLVLLFLFFITAGCSNDQDNIQSEKKEKKPETPPLPVEVIVVQKEKVPIWIEYTGKTKASQEVEVRARVAGRLEAAFFNEGNYVEKGKKLFSIEKTTYEAAVSGAKARLEGDQASMKMARADVDRYKPLVAEGLAPRVTLEQHRVRVMELAAAIKADRAALTEAELNLQYTDVIAPISGRIGRINIDVGNIVGYGDKTLLTTIIADDPMYAYFSPNEEQFQLVKQYRSRAVLDARVTVPDSFRKMLDRKPLKGVVDFNDNRVDGMTGTITMRAKVDNPDHDLMEGTFVYVDLFVTDQAEFIMIPPGIVLDDQRGSFVYTVDDKGTAKRVDISRGLETRNYLAVTDGLKGGEKAILSGLAKIRPGLRVDPTDVTESRGVIAILRKQGMIPEKE; from the coding sequence ATGAGAAATAAACTGATCTCTCTGGTGCTGCTGTTCCTTTTTTTTATCACTGCCGGGTGCAGCAATGACCAGGATAATATTCAATCTGAAAAGAAAGAGAAGAAACCGGAAACTCCTCCACTGCCGGTGGAAGTCATAGTTGTTCAAAAAGAAAAGGTTCCAATCTGGATAGAATATACTGGAAAAACAAAGGCCAGCCAGGAAGTTGAAGTCCGGGCAAGGGTTGCCGGCAGACTTGAGGCTGCCTTTTTCAACGAAGGAAATTATGTAGAAAAAGGAAAAAAACTCTTCTCCATTGAAAAAACGACCTATGAGGCGGCTGTCAGCGGAGCGAAGGCGAGACTGGAAGGGGATCAGGCCTCCATGAAAATGGCAAGGGCTGATGTTGACCGGTATAAACCGCTGGTGGCTGAAGGACTTGCTCCCCGGGTAACTCTGGAACAGCACAGGGTGAGAGTCATGGAACTGGCTGCAGCCATCAAGGCTGACAGGGCCGCTTTGACAGAGGCGGAGTTAAACCTGCAATATACTGATGTCATTGCGCCGATCTCAGGAAGGATAGGCCGGATCAACATAGATGTGGGAAATATTGTCGGCTATGGGGATAAGACGCTCCTGACAACCATTATAGCCGACGATCCGATGTATGCTTATTTCAGCCCCAATGAGGAGCAGTTTCAGTTGGTCAAACAATATCGTTCCAGGGCTGTTCTCGACGCAAGGGTTACCGTACCGGACAGTTTCAGGAAAATGCTTGACCGTAAGCCGCTGAAAGGTGTGGTGGATTTTAATGACAACAGGGTAGATGGTATGACCGGGACCATCACCATGAGAGCAAAGGTGGATAATCCAGACCATGATCTGATGGAGGGTACTTTTGTATATGTTGATCTTTTTGTCACAGACCAGGCGGAGTTTATCATGATACCACCGGGAATTGTCCTGGATGATCAGAGGGGCAGTTTTGTCTATACAGTGGATGATAAGGGAACCGCAAAGCGTGTTGATATCAGTCGGGGACTTGAAACCAGGAACTATCTTGCGGTAACCGATGGTTTGAAAGGCGGCGAGAAAGCTATTCTGAGCGGTCTTGCCAAGATTCGTCCCGGTCTCAGGGTTGATCCCACCGATGTGACTGAGAGCAGGGGAGTGATAGCGATATTGCGGAAGCAGGGAATGATCCCGGAGAAGGAGTAG
- a CDS encoding efflux RND transporter permease subunit, with amino-acid sequence MLSVFFIKRPVFAMVISFLIVLGGLVSLAILPIQEYPDVTPPTVVVSANYVGADAYTVEETVTRPLEDKINGVQGMIYMQSSSTSSGSSKINIYFEPGYDLNTAAVDVQNKVSMATPQLPAEVRQQGVVVDKQSPSIVCFVAVTGDEKYDEGFLSNYVNINVLDELRRIPGVGKAENMGEKKYSMRIWLDPDRIATLGLSPGEIIAAVRAQNSQAALGKIGAPPAFDDQQVQFVLTTDSRLENVGEFENIVLKTRDDGTLVYLRDVARIELGAEMYDWNAILNKKPAALIGIYQLPGSNALTIKEKIVEAMEGLQGRFPEGVRYSIPYDTTLFVEIAIKNVVQNLVIAVALVILIVFVFLGSWRPTIIATVAIPVSLVGTFGILKLAGFSINFLTLFGLILAIGIVVDDVILVVESVERIMLEKRELTIPQVVKEAMLQLIGPIIATTLVLVAVFVPVSMMPGLTGSIYRQFALTISFAVMISSINALTLSPALSAIVIKRLPDGQGKFVLFTLFDSLFEKLTAGYIAVVAMLVRFRWVVVLVFFALLYGTYYIFSVTPTGFVPEEDKGGFLVMFNLKPGMALGKTTEVRKQVENIVLDIPGVKDLVIIDGFNMLSSTLDSSAGAGFVTLVPWGKRTAEGLSVSGIIDTVNKKCAVISDANVAAFNLPGIPGLGTVGGFDFRLQDYTAGDLNTFVDYAYKLVAAANNDPRIGRAYTTYAPNYPMLFIDIDRKKAAALGVNMGEIFSTLQTYLGSFYINDFTKYGKVFRVFVQADKKFRSEIRNISALHVKNYKGNMVPMASLAKVKKITGPADLAHYNMYRSITINGVAAPGYSSGQAMQAMAELAEKVLPAEKTYGFEWSGMSYQEKLAGNTKTLVFSFALVVVYLVLAAQYESWVLPVMILVSVPLVMLGALLAQNLAGLDNNLFAQIGLVLLIGLSSKNAILIVEVAKERREGGASIVDAAMDAARLRFRAIMMTILSFVFGVIPLAFAAGAGAMTMRSIGVVVLGGMVAATFISTMLVPVVYVILETMRERFVDVEEEVRNREMI; translated from the coding sequence ATGCTTTCTGTTTTTTTTATTAAACGACCTGTTTTTGCCATGGTCATTTCCTTCCTGATTGTCCTGGGGGGGCTGGTTTCTCTTGCAATTCTACCGATACAGGAATATCCGGATGTTACACCTCCAACGGTTGTTGTTTCCGCAAACTATGTTGGAGCAGATGCCTATACCGTTGAAGAAACAGTAACCAGGCCCCTGGAGGACAAGATAAACGGTGTCCAGGGGATGATTTACATGCAGTCCTCCAGTACCAGCTCCGGTTCCAGCAAGATTAATATTTATTTTGAACCCGGCTATGATCTCAACACCGCGGCGGTTGATGTGCAGAACAAAGTCTCCATGGCAACACCGCAGCTGCCCGCAGAGGTCCGGCAGCAGGGTGTTGTAGTTGATAAACAGTCACCGAGTATTGTCTGTTTTGTCGCAGTGACAGGGGATGAAAAATATGATGAAGGCTTTTTAAGCAATTATGTCAATATTAATGTCCTCGACGAATTACGTCGAATTCCGGGTGTGGGAAAGGCCGAAAACATGGGAGAGAAAAAATACTCCATGCGGATCTGGCTGGACCCGGACAGAATTGCCACGCTCGGTCTCAGTCCGGGAGAGATTATTGCTGCGGTCAGAGCTCAGAACAGCCAGGCTGCCCTGGGGAAGATAGGTGCTCCCCCGGCATTTGATGATCAGCAGGTCCAGTTTGTACTGACAACGGACAGTCGTCTGGAAAATGTGGGTGAGTTCGAAAATATTGTCCTGAAAACCAGGGATGACGGGACGCTTGTCTACCTGCGCGACGTGGCGAGAATTGAGCTTGGTGCTGAAATGTACGACTGGAATGCCATTCTCAATAAAAAACCGGCGGCCCTGATTGGAATTTACCAGTTGCCAGGTTCCAATGCCCTGACCATCAAGGAAAAAATAGTTGAAGCAATGGAAGGACTGCAGGGACGCTTTCCCGAAGGGGTCAGATACTCCATCCCCTACGACACCACTCTTTTTGTTGAGATAGCTATAAAAAATGTTGTTCAGAACCTGGTGATAGCAGTCGCTCTGGTTATTCTGATTGTCTTTGTTTTTCTAGGGTCATGGCGGCCCACGATCATTGCCACGGTGGCCATCCCCGTTTCCCTGGTGGGGACTTTCGGTATACTGAAGCTTGCAGGATTTTCCATCAACTTCCTGACCCTGTTCGGCCTGATTCTCGCCATCGGTATTGTGGTCGACGACGTGATTCTGGTGGTGGAAAGTGTTGAGAGGATCATGCTCGAAAAAAGAGAACTCACCATCCCCCAGGTGGTCAAGGAGGCCATGTTACAGCTGATCGGGCCTATTATTGCCACAACCCTGGTTCTTGTTGCCGTTTTTGTACCAGTCTCCATGATGCCGGGGCTGACCGGTTCGATCTACAGGCAGTTTGCCCTCACGATCAGTTTCGCAGTAATGATTTCATCCATCAATGCCCTGACCCTTTCACCGGCTTTGAGCGCGATAGTTATTAAGAGACTGCCGGACGGCCAGGGTAAATTCGTACTTTTTACCCTTTTCGATTCCCTTTTTGAGAAACTGACTGCCGGTTATATCGCTGTTGTTGCCATGCTTGTCCGTTTTCGCTGGGTTGTTGTCCTTGTTTTTTTCGCTTTGCTCTATGGCACCTATTATATTTTTTCAGTTACACCAACCGGTTTTGTTCCTGAAGAGGACAAGGGCGGTTTTCTTGTGATGTTTAATCTGAAACCGGGAATGGCGCTGGGAAAGACAACGGAAGTGCGAAAGCAGGTGGAAAACATCGTTCTTGATATACCGGGGGTGAAGGACCTGGTCATTATTGATGGTTTCAACATGCTCAGTTCCACCCTTGATTCCAGTGCGGGGGCGGGATTTGTTACCCTGGTACCCTGGGGTAAACGAACGGCTGAAGGGCTTTCCGTCAGCGGTATAATTGATACCGTCAACAAGAAATGTGCAGTGATTTCCGATGCCAATGTGGCGGCTTTTAACCTGCCCGGTATTCCGGGACTTGGGACCGTGGGCGGATTTGATTTCAGGTTGCAGGATTATACGGCCGGTGACCTGAACACCTTTGTCGACTATGCCTATAAACTGGTGGCTGCAGCAAATAACGATCCCAGGATAGGCAGGGCCTACACCACTTATGCACCCAATTACCCGATGTTGTTTATTGATATTGACAGGAAAAAAGCGGCAGCTCTCGGGGTGAACATGGGGGAGATTTTTTCAACCCTGCAGACCTATCTTGGTTCGTTTTATATCAATGATTTTACAAAATATGGGAAGGTTTTCAGGGTGTTTGTCCAGGCGGACAAAAAATTCAGAAGTGAAATACGTAATATATCCGCTCTCCATGTAAAGAATTACAAGGGAAATATGGTGCCAATGGCAAGTCTGGCAAAAGTGAAAAAAATTACCGGACCTGCGGATCTTGCTCACTATAATATGTACCGCTCCATTACCATTAACGGAGTTGCAGCACCTGGATACAGTTCCGGGCAGGCGATGCAGGCCATGGCTGAACTTGCGGAGAAAGTGCTTCCAGCGGAAAAAACCTATGGATTTGAATGGTCAGGAATGTCATACCAGGAGAAACTGGCGGGTAATACCAAAACTCTAGTGTTCAGTTTTGCCCTGGTAGTGGTCTATCTTGTTCTTGCCGCTCAATATGAAAGCTGGGTGCTACCGGTCATGATTCTTGTATCTGTTCCCCTGGTAATGCTGGGTGCGCTGCTTGCCCAGAATCTCGCCGGACTGGATAATAATCTTTTTGCCCAGATCGGCCTGGTTTTGCTTATCGGCCTGTCATCCAAAAATGCCATTCTCATCGTTGAGGTGGCCAAGGAGCGGAGGGAAGGAGGAGCTTCTATTGTGGATGCGGCCATGGATGCGGCCCGGCTCCGTTTCCGGGCAATCATGATGACCATTCTGTCTTTTGTTTTCGGTGTCATACCCCTGGCTTTTGCAGCGGGAGCGGGAGCAATGACCATGCGGTCAATAGGGGTGGTCGTTCTTGGTGGTATGGTTGCCGCAACCTTTATCTCCACAATGCTTGTTCCGGTTGTGTATGTCATTCTCGAAACCATGCGGGAACGGTTTGTGGATGTGGAGGAAGAGGTTCGTAACAGGGAGATGATTTAA